A DNA window from uncultured Methanoregula sp. contains the following coding sequences:
- a CDS encoding C-GCAxxG-C-C family protein, protein MTLTRGDDAEAVFQSGFSCAQAVCLAFADDYGIDRETALKLSCALGGGMGHTDHICGAVTGALMVIGMKYGRTRQEDLAAKEKTYDLTGEFIQEFLRRNRSLRCTDLLGYNLSNPRELSLAKEKGAFKAKCPFLVRSAAEILEEIL, encoded by the coding sequence ATGACTCTTACACGGGGCGATGATGCAGAAGCGGTCTTCCAGAGCGGATTTTCCTGTGCCCAGGCAGTCTGTCTGGCCTTTGCCGATGATTACGGCATCGACCGTGAGACTGCCCTGAAACTCTCCTGTGCCCTGGGGGGCGGGATGGGTCATACCGATCACATCTGCGGGGCGGTTACCGGTGCGCTTATGGTTATCGGTATGAAATACGGGCGGACCCGGCAGGAGGACCTGGCTGCAAAAGAGAAGACCTACGATCTCACCGGGGAATTTATTCAGGAGTTCCTGCGGAGGAACCGTTCCCTCCGGTGCACGGACCTGCTGGGCTATAATCTCTCGAATCCCCGTGAACTCAGCCTTGCCAAGGAGAAAGGTGCGTTCAAGGCCAAGTGCCCGTTTCTCGTGAGGAGCGCTGCAGAGATCCTGGAAGAGATCTTATAA
- a CDS encoding type II toxin-antitoxin system HicB family antitoxin gives MHYTIITESHEKGGFTARCVEIPGARGHGSTQGEALARIKEEIEQVRQAQNAELHSIIASVHSEIIKIEVADSA, from the coding sequence ATGCACTATACCATCATCACGGAATCCCACGAGAAAGGCGGGTTTACTGCCCGCTGCGTGGAGATCCCGGGAGCTCGCGGTCATGGCAGCACTCAGGGTGAGGCTCTTGCCAGGATCAAGGAAGAGATCGAGCAGGTGCGACAGGCACAGAATGCGGAACTGCACTCCATTATTGCCTCCGTCCATTCTGAGATTATCAAGATCGAAGTCGCTGACTCGGCGTGA